A stretch of Brassica rapa cultivar Chiifu-401-42 chromosome A08, CAAS_Brap_v3.01, whole genome shotgun sequence DNA encodes these proteins:
- the LOC117127516 gene encoding leucine-rich repeat extensin-like protein 5, whose amino-acid sequence MANPWFPSSNASALSPSRFTAGDGSIPPLPPDPPDPDFPPLSSSSPKPSRASRASLQTAKSKGPAVKLPPILAIPTIVESSSAGSASNHSIVSGFGQSKFGSGNTVPANLEKFIIFPPKPSSPIQTNSASNISIPPSPFTKPLPTRNPTNPSPPVSNPRFDIPPPTIPAPSPAAHSVPDGWRIKNYGV is encoded by the exons ATGGCGAACCCCTGGTTCCCTTCGAGCAATGCTTCCGCCCTGTCTCCGTCGCGTTTCACCGCTGGTGATGGCTCCATCCCTCCCCTCCCCCCTGACCCTCCTGACCCCGACTTCCCCCCGCTTTCCTCCTCCTCCCCAAAACCTTCTCGTGCTTCTCGTGCTTCTCTGCAAACTGCCAAATCTAAAGGGCCTGCAGTGAAGCTTCCACCAATTCTTGCCATTCCTACTATTGTAGAGTCCAGCTCAGCTGGATCTGCCTCTAATCACTCTATTGTTTCTGGATTTGGGCAATCTAAGTTTGGATCTGGAAATACTGTTCCTGCAAACCttgaaaaatttataatttttcctCCTAAACCTTCATCCCCGATCCAAACTAATTCAGCTTCAAATATCTCCATCCCTCCCTCACCTTTCACCAAGCCTCTTCCTACTCGGAACCCCACCAACCCCTCTCCTCCTGTATCAAACCCTAGGTTCGACATTCCCCCACCTACTATCCCTGCTCCTTCTCCAGCAGCTCACTCTGTTCCTGATG GATGGAGGATAAAAAACTACGGCGTCTAG